In Streptomyces dangxiongensis, one DNA window encodes the following:
- a CDS encoding phosphotransferase family protein — protein MSADHPPGLDLDRLRVLLDRERPGLVSGPLTGRLIEGGRSNLTYALSDGASRWVVRRPPLGHVLATAHDMRREHRVISALHPTRVPVPRPVLLCEDEDVLGAPFYVMEFVEGTPYRTAQQLAPLGAERTRDAVLSLVDTLVELHAVDPAEVGLADFGRPEGFLDRQLRRWGKQLDASRNRDLPGIDELHAALGRALPASPAPAVVHGDYRLDNVLIGDDDRIRAILDWEMSTLGDPLTDLGLLVMYSRPLGMPQSPVSTTAEAPGHPSPRELIERYAARSGRDVSAVSWYTAFAWFKLAVILEGIHYRYTLGQTVGRGFDRIGELVPVFIDHGLTTLQEG, from the coding sequence ATGAGCGCCGACCACCCGCCCGGACTCGACCTGGACCGGCTGCGCGTCCTGCTCGACCGCGAGCGCCCCGGTCTGGTCAGCGGCCCCCTGACCGGCCGGCTGATCGAGGGCGGACGGTCGAACCTCACCTACGCGCTCTCCGACGGCGCCTCGCGCTGGGTCGTACGCCGGCCCCCGCTCGGCCACGTGCTGGCCACCGCGCACGACATGCGGCGCGAGCACCGGGTGATCAGCGCCCTGCACCCCACCCGGGTGCCGGTGCCGCGACCGGTGCTGCTGTGCGAGGACGAGGACGTGCTGGGCGCGCCGTTCTACGTCATGGAGTTCGTCGAGGGCACCCCGTACCGCACCGCCCAGCAGCTCGCCCCGCTCGGCGCCGAACGCACCCGCGACGCGGTGCTGTCCCTCGTGGACACACTGGTCGAGCTGCACGCGGTGGACCCCGCCGAGGTCGGCCTCGCCGATTTCGGGCGCCCGGAGGGCTTCCTGGACCGGCAGCTACGCCGCTGGGGCAAGCAGCTCGACGCCTCCCGCAACCGCGACCTGCCCGGCATCGACGAGCTGCACGCCGCCCTCGGGCGGGCGCTGCCCGCCTCCCCCGCCCCGGCCGTCGTCCACGGCGACTACCGCCTGGACAACGTCCTGATCGGCGACGACGACCGGATCAGGGCGATCCTCGACTGGGAGATGTCCACACTCGGGGACCCGCTGACCGACCTGGGCCTGCTGGTGATGTACAGCCGGCCGCTCGGCATGCCGCAGTCCCCCGTCTCCACCACCGCCGAGGCGCCCGGACACCCGTCCCCGCGGGAGCTGATCGAGCGGTACGCCGCGCGCTCGGGGCGCGACGTCTCCGCCGTCTCCTGGTACACGGCGTTCGCCTGGTTCAAGCTCGCCGTGATCCTGGAGGGCATCCACTACCGGTACACGCTGGGCCAGACGGTCGGCCGCGGCTTCGACCGCATCGGCGAACTCGTCCCCGTCTTCATCGACCACGGACTGACCACTCTTCAGGAAGGCTGA
- a CDS encoding YidH family protein codes for MIEFVRNVRLWFAPEQVRNEGGTPDYRFSLANERTFLAWLRTALALIGGGFAVDQFLPDLRWAWRAGLALALLGAGVLCSLRAVNHWVRCERAMRRGEDLPASRFPALLSLVVAVVAVAMVVVVLVRWEA; via the coding sequence GTGATCGAGTTCGTACGGAACGTCCGGCTGTGGTTCGCGCCGGAGCAGGTGCGGAACGAGGGCGGCACGCCCGACTACCGGTTCTCGCTGGCCAACGAGCGCACCTTCCTCGCCTGGCTGCGGACCGCGCTCGCGCTGATCGGCGGCGGATTCGCGGTGGACCAGTTCCTGCCGGACCTGCGCTGGGCGTGGCGGGCCGGGCTCGCGCTCGCGTTGCTGGGCGCCGGCGTGCTGTGCTCGCTGCGGGCGGTGAACCACTGGGTGCGCTGCGAGCGGGCGATGCGGCGCGGCGAGGACCTGCCCGCGTCCCGGTTCCCGGCGCTGCTGAGCCTGGTCGTCGCGGTGGTGGCCGTGGCGATGGTCGTGGTGGTGCTGGTCAGGTGGGAGGCGTGA
- a CDS encoding NUDIX domain-containing protein: protein MNPADEILDIVDEHDRVVARCPRGEAYARGLRHRCVFIQARDAAGRLFVHRRTATKLVFPSLYDMFVGGVVGAGESYDAAALREAEEELGVSGLPRPAHLFTFLYDDGAGKSWWSAVYEARCELPVRPQAEEVQWHAFLTEEEVGRRLTEWEWVPDGLAAYERLTAFRAGR from the coding sequence ATGAACCCTGCTGACGAGATCCTCGACATCGTCGACGAGCACGACCGGGTCGTCGCCCGGTGCCCGCGCGGCGAGGCGTACGCCCGCGGACTGCGTCACCGCTGTGTGTTCATCCAGGCCCGGGACGCGGCCGGCCGGCTCTTCGTGCACCGGCGCACGGCCACCAAGCTGGTGTTCCCGTCCCTGTACGACATGTTCGTCGGCGGGGTCGTCGGCGCGGGCGAGTCCTACGACGCGGCGGCGCTGCGCGAGGCCGAGGAGGAGCTGGGCGTCAGCGGACTGCCGCGGCCGGCCCACCTGTTCACGTTCCTGTACGACGACGGCGCCGGCAAGAGCTGGTGGTCGGCGGTGTACGAGGCGCGCTGCGAGCTGCCGGTGCGGCCCCAGGCGGAGGAGGTCCAGTGGCACGCCTTCCTCACCGAGGAGGAGGTCGGTCGGCGGCTGACCGAGTGGGAGTGGGTGCCGGACGGGCTCGCGGCGTACGAGCGCCTGACGGCGTTCCGGGCGGGCCGGTGA
- a CDS encoding DMT family transporter, whose product MSVLVLVLAVSAACCLGFGFVLQQNAAQQAPLSDFLSFRLLLDLMRMPRWLGGLGLMVAGMVLGAVALGKGEISLVEPLLATNLLFALAFSRLRTGQSLGRQGWAGLLLLAGGVSAFLVAGEPRAGTAVADPLRHWLIIGAVVGVALILTAYAKRSRLSWGPVLLATAAGLLYGIQDALTRVSGTRFGDGGLTELFTGWQPYGVLACGITGLVLVQSAFETAPLRMSLPALTAAEPLAGILCGVGFLGDRLRTDTGALAWEAAGLAAVVTGIVLLGMHPAMPCGATRAEPPARDLQRR is encoded by the coding sequence GTGTCGGTTCTGGTTCTCGTGCTCGCCGTGAGCGCGGCCTGCTGTCTGGGCTTCGGATTCGTACTCCAGCAGAACGCGGCGCAGCAGGCGCCGCTCAGCGACTTCCTGTCCTTCCGGCTACTGCTCGACCTGATGCGGATGCCCCGCTGGCTGGGCGGCCTCGGCCTGATGGTGGCCGGCATGGTGCTGGGCGCGGTCGCCCTCGGCAAGGGCGAGATCTCGCTGGTCGAGCCGCTGCTCGCGACCAACCTGCTGTTCGCCCTGGCCTTCTCCCGGCTCCGGACCGGACAGTCCCTCGGCCGTCAGGGGTGGGCCGGGCTGCTGCTGCTCGCGGGCGGTGTGAGCGCGTTCCTCGTGGCGGGCGAGCCGCGCGCCGGCACGGCGGTCGCCGATCCGCTGCGGCACTGGCTGATCATCGGGGCCGTGGTCGGCGTGGCGCTGATCCTGACGGCGTACGCCAAGCGCTCCCGGCTGAGCTGGGGCCCGGTGCTGCTGGCCACCGCCGCCGGCCTGCTGTACGGCATCCAGGACGCGCTGACCCGGGTGAGCGGCACGCGCTTCGGCGACGGCGGCCTCACCGAGCTGTTCACGGGCTGGCAGCCGTACGGCGTGCTGGCGTGCGGGATCACCGGGCTCGTCCTGGTGCAGAGCGCGTTCGAGACGGCCCCCCTGCGCATGTCGCTGCCCGCGCTGACCGCGGCCGAGCCGCTCGCCGGGATCCTGTGCGGGGTGGGCTTCCTCGGTGACCGGCTGCGCACCGACACCGGGGCGCTCGCCTGGGAGGCGGCCGGGCTCGCGGCCGTGGTCACGGGCATCGTGCTGCTGGGTATGCACCCGGCGATGCCGTGCGGCGCCACGCGGGCGGAGCCGCCGGCCCGGGACCTCCAGCGCCGCTGA
- a CDS encoding molybdopterin-dependent oxidoreductase, whose translation MGDVNPDQSEERAGRPVGRRIFLGTLGLGALGVLGAPVLQRGTEGFLGDIAGKDPTGLTGLLPNGGGFRYYSVAASVPHPSPTAYRLTVDGLVDRPHSYTLAELRALPQTRLVKDVQCVTGWRVPGTPFEGVRLSRLLDAAGVHPSARALRFTCFDGTYTESLTLAQARRPDVLAALRMQDHDLGHDHGGPVRLYVAPMYFYKSAKWLSGITVTDRVRPGYWEDLGYDVDAWVGRSNGRTDAPTG comes from the coding sequence ATGGGCGACGTGAACCCTGACCAATCCGAGGAGCGGGCCGGCCGGCCGGTCGGCCGCCGCATCTTCCTCGGCACCCTCGGCCTCGGCGCGCTCGGCGTCCTCGGCGCGCCCGTGCTGCAACGCGGTACGGAAGGCTTCCTCGGCGACATCGCCGGCAAGGACCCCACGGGCCTGACCGGGCTGCTGCCCAACGGCGGCGGATTCCGGTACTACTCCGTCGCCGCCTCCGTCCCGCACCCGAGCCCCACGGCCTACCGCCTCACCGTCGACGGCCTGGTCGACCGGCCGCACAGCTACACCCTCGCCGAACTGCGCGCCCTGCCGCAGACGCGGCTGGTCAAGGACGTCCAGTGCGTCACCGGCTGGCGGGTCCCCGGCACCCCCTTCGAAGGCGTCCGCCTCTCCCGGCTGCTGGACGCCGCCGGCGTCCACCCCTCCGCCAGGGCCCTCCGCTTCACCTGCTTCGACGGCACCTACACCGAGAGCCTCACCCTCGCCCAGGCCCGCCGCCCGGACGTCCTGGCCGCCCTGCGCATGCAGGACCACGACCTCGGCCACGACCACGGCGGCCCCGTCCGCCTCTACGTGGCGCCCATGTACTTCTACAAATCGGCCAAGTGGCTCTCCGGCATCACGGTCACCGACCGCGTCCGGCCCGGCTACTGGGAGGACCTCGGCTACGACGTCGACGCCTGGGTGGGCCGTTCGAACGGACGCACCGATGCGCCCACCGGCTGA
- a CDS encoding cytochrome b/b6 domain-containing protein translates to MRPPADTPAPPGTRVHRFAPAERWVHRGTAALMGLCVLTAAVLYVPPLAILVGRRELVVRVHECAGLALPAPVLLGLASRAFRTDLRFLNRFGPHDRLWLSAALRRVTAPASRPAGKFNAGQKIYAAWIAGATLVMLGTGLMMWFTHLTPLMWRTSATFVHDWLALTIGVVLAGHIGKALGDPEARKGLRTGTVSEEWARQEHPLWRP, encoded by the coding sequence ATGCGCCCACCGGCTGACACCCCGGCGCCGCCGGGCACCCGCGTGCACCGCTTCGCCCCGGCCGAACGCTGGGTGCACCGGGGTACGGCCGCGCTGATGGGCCTGTGCGTGCTGACGGCCGCCGTCCTCTACGTACCGCCGCTGGCGATCCTGGTCGGCCGCCGCGAACTGGTCGTCCGCGTCCACGAGTGCGCGGGCCTCGCCCTGCCGGCCCCGGTCCTGCTGGGTCTCGCCTCCCGCGCCTTCCGCACCGATCTGCGGTTCCTCAACCGCTTCGGCCCGCACGACCGGCTCTGGCTGAGCGCCGCTCTGCGCCGCGTCACCGCGCCCGCCTCGCGCCCGGCCGGCAAGTTCAACGCCGGGCAGAAGATCTACGCCGCCTGGATCGCCGGCGCCACCCTCGTCATGCTCGGCACCGGGCTGATGATGTGGTTCACCCACCTCACCCCGCTGATGTGGCGCACGTCGGCCACCTTCGTGCACGACTGGCTGGCCCTGACGATCGGCGTCGTCCTGGCCGGCCACATCGGCAAGGCCCTGGGCGACCCGGAAGCGCGCAAGGGACTGCGCACGGGGACGGTGAGCGAGGAGTGGGCCCGTCAGGAGCACCCTCTGTGGCGCCCCTGA
- a CDS encoding GntP family permease, translating to MTRLSVEMLAADTPPPITSAGHAQLGIAVLVGIAVIVLLITKFKLHAFLALTVGSLVLGAVAGAPLDKAITSFTTGLGATVAGVGVLIALGAILGKLLADSGGADQIVDTILARAGGRAMPWAMVLIASVIGLPLFFEVGIVLLIPVVLMVARRGNYSLMRIGIPALAGLSVMHGLIPPHPGPLVAIDALHANVGVTLAFGILVAVPTVIIAGPLFSKVAARWVDVPAPDRMLPQRTSEELERRPGFGATLATVLLPVVLMLAKALVDIVVDDTTDRTQRVFDVVGSPLIALLAAVLVGFFTLGRPAGFTRDRLRQTVESGLMPIAGILLIVGAGGGFKQTLIDSGVGQMILDVSKYWSIPALLLAWLIAVAIRLATGSATVATVSAAGLVAPLAADMSTTHTALLVLAIGAGSLFFSQVNDAGFWLVKEYFGLSVGQTVKTWSVMETIISVVGGGLVLLLSLVV from the coding sequence GTGACCAGACTCAGCGTCGAGATGCTGGCAGCGGACACGCCTCCGCCGATCACCTCCGCCGGACACGCCCAGCTTGGCATCGCCGTCCTGGTGGGCATCGCCGTGATCGTCCTGCTCATCACCAAGTTCAAGCTCCATGCGTTCCTGGCCCTGACCGTCGGGTCGCTGGTGCTCGGGGCGGTCGCCGGAGCGCCGCTCGACAAGGCCATCACCAGCTTCACCACCGGGCTCGGTGCCACCGTGGCCGGCGTCGGCGTCCTGATCGCGCTCGGGGCGATCCTGGGCAAACTGCTCGCCGACTCCGGCGGTGCCGACCAGATCGTCGACACGATCCTCGCCCGGGCGGGCGGGCGCGCGATGCCCTGGGCGATGGTGCTGATCGCCTCGGTGATCGGTCTGCCCCTGTTCTTCGAGGTCGGCATCGTGCTGCTGATCCCGGTCGTGCTGATGGTCGCCAGGCGCGGCAACTACTCCCTGATGCGCATCGGCATCCCGGCGCTGGCCGGTCTGTCCGTGATGCACGGCCTGATCCCGCCGCACCCCGGCCCGCTGGTCGCGATCGACGCGCTGCACGCCAACGTGGGCGTGACCCTGGCGTTCGGCATCCTCGTCGCCGTCCCGACCGTGATCATCGCCGGTCCGCTGTTCTCGAAGGTCGCGGCCCGCTGGGTGGACGTACCGGCTCCGGACCGGATGCTGCCGCAGCGCACGTCGGAAGAGCTGGAGCGCCGCCCCGGTTTCGGCGCGACCCTCGCGACCGTGCTGCTGCCGGTGGTGCTGATGCTGGCCAAGGCGCTGGTGGACATCGTCGTGGACGACACCACGGACAGGACCCAGCGAGTCTTCGACGTGGTCGGCTCGCCGCTGATCGCTCTCCTCGCCGCGGTGCTCGTCGGCTTCTTCACGCTGGGCCGGCCGGCCGGGTTCACCAGGGACCGTTTGCGGCAGACCGTCGAGAGCGGCCTCATGCCCATCGCCGGCATCCTGCTGATCGTCGGTGCGGGTGGCGGCTTCAAGCAGACCCTGATCGACTCCGGGGTGGGCCAGATGATCCTGGACGTCTCCAAGTACTGGTCGATACCCGCGCTGCTGCTGGCCTGGCTGATCGCCGTGGCGATCCGGCTGGCGACCGGCTCGGCGACGGTGGCGACGGTCTCGGCGGCCGGCCTGGTCGCGCCGCTGGCGGCCGACATGTCGACCACGCACACGGCCCTCCTGGTCCTCGCCATCGGCGCGGGCTCGCTCTTCTTCAGCCAGGTCAACGACGCCGGTTTCTGGCTGGTGAAGGAGTACTTCGGGCTGAGCGTCGGACAGACCGTCAAGACGTGGTCGGTGATGGAGACGATCATCTCGGTGGTCGGGGGCGGTCTGGTGCTGCTGCTGTCCCTCGTGGTCTAG
- a CDS encoding gluconokinase, translating to MRSPQVVVVMGVAGTGKTTIGPLLAARLGVPYAEGDDFHPQANIDRMSAGIPLEDADRWPWLEAIGHWAHGRAGLGGVVSSSALKRSYRDRLGAVAPGIVFLHLTGDRRLIEERMSGRQGHFMPTALLDSQFAALQPLEPDEPGVAVDVAGSPQEITERAVRALDALPAASA from the coding sequence ATGCGAAGCCCCCAGGTCGTCGTCGTGATGGGCGTCGCGGGGACGGGCAAGACCACGATCGGTCCTCTGCTCGCCGCGCGGCTGGGCGTCCCGTACGCCGAGGGTGACGACTTCCACCCGCAGGCCAACATCGACAGGATGTCGGCCGGGATCCCTCTCGAGGACGCCGACCGGTGGCCGTGGCTGGAAGCCATCGGGCACTGGGCGCACGGCCGGGCCGGGCTGGGCGGAGTCGTCAGCAGCTCCGCGCTGAAGCGGTCGTACCGCGACCGGCTCGGGGCCGTGGCCCCCGGGATCGTGTTCCTGCACCTCACCGGCGACCGGCGGCTGATCGAGGAGCGCATGTCCGGACGCCAGGGCCACTTCATGCCCACCGCGCTGCTGGACTCCCAGTTCGCGGCCCTCCAGCCGCTGGAACCGGACGAGCCCGGGGTCGCCGTGGACGTCGCCGGCAGCCCGCAGGAGATCACCGAGCGCGCCGTGCGGGCGCTGGACGCCCTTCCCGCCGCATCGGCCTAG